A portion of the Candidatus Binataceae bacterium genome contains these proteins:
- a CDS encoding glycosyltransferase family 9 protein: MLDSPAMRTLVIFPGALGDLICLGPALRAIARRHHDATLELMARPELARFAVGRMSIEAGHSIDRREVSSLFRNEATADPAAHAFFGQFGRIYTFFAADDHNFRRSLSAAASGEVSFHRFRPPGDGHLSRVYLDSIGACGDRLESRVELAKSDFDSADKVLHRVGATHGKFCLIFPGSGSLSKNWPLARFVKLASDISSSVKPIAVLGPAEPTMAARFQERQVAALQGLELEVVAALAHRARVFVGNDSGVSHLAAAAGARGVVIFGPTDPIRWQPLGAVTVLCREPLDALAVAEVVQSLCARLV; the protein is encoded by the coding sequence ATGCTAGACTCACCTGCAATGCGCACGCTCGTGATTTTTCCAGGCGCGCTCGGCGACCTCATCTGCCTGGGACCTGCACTCCGCGCCATCGCACGCCGCCATCATGATGCCACCCTTGAGCTGATGGCGCGCCCGGAACTGGCGCGCTTCGCCGTCGGCAGAATGAGCATCGAGGCCGGACATTCGATCGATCGGCGTGAAGTCAGCTCCCTGTTCCGCAACGAGGCCACAGCAGACCCTGCCGCGCACGCATTTTTCGGTCAGTTCGGCAGGATCTATACGTTTTTCGCCGCCGATGACCACAACTTCCGCCGATCTCTCAGTGCTGCGGCTTCCGGCGAAGTCTCGTTTCACCGCTTTCGGCCACCGGGCGATGGCCACCTGAGCAGGGTCTATCTCGATTCCATCGGCGCCTGCGGCGACCGGTTAGAATCGCGTGTCGAGCTGGCCAAGTCCGATTTCGACTCTGCCGATAAAGTATTACATCGGGTGGGCGCGACGCATGGCAAGTTCTGCTTGATCTTCCCCGGCAGCGGGAGTTTGAGCAAGAACTGGCCTCTCGCTCGATTCGTAAAGCTCGCCAGCGACATCTCCTCCTCCGTGAAACCGATCGCGGTACTCGGTCCTGCCGAACCCACCATGGCGGCGCGTTTTCAAGAGCGGCAAGTCGCCGCCCTCCAAGGCCTCGAGCTGGAAGTCGTTGCGGCGCTGGCCCATCGCGCGCGCGTTTTCGTCGGCAATGATTCGGGGGTGTCGCACCTGGCGGCCGCGGCGGGGGCTCGCGGCGTGGTGATTTTCGGACCGACCGATCCCATCCGATGGCAACCGCTCGGCGCGGTAACCGTCCTCTGCCGCGAGCCGCTCGACGCTCTTGCGGTTGCCGAAGTCGTGCAGTCTCTGTGCGCCCGCCTCGTCTAA